In a single window of the Frondihabitans peucedani genome:
- a CDS encoding VOC family protein, whose protein sequence is MITTDHAFSGFSVRDTAEARAFYQDVLGLVVSENAMGILDLTLPGGAHVIAYPKTDHVPAAFTVLNFHVADIDRAVAELEAAGVRLEDYGGYADEKGVMRGKAAGRGPDIAWFLDPSGNILSILSD, encoded by the coding sequence ATGATCACGACCGACCACGCGTTCAGCGGCTTCAGCGTCCGCGACACTGCCGAGGCGAGAGCCTTCTACCAGGACGTCCTGGGTCTCGTCGTCTCCGAGAACGCGATGGGGATCCTCGATCTCACGCTCCCGGGCGGCGCCCACGTCATCGCCTACCCGAAGACCGACCACGTCCCGGCGGCGTTCACGGTGCTGAACTTCCACGTCGCCGACATCGACCGGGCCGTCGCCGAGCTCGAGGCGGCGGGCGTCCGGCTCGAGGACTACGGCGGGTACGCCGACGAGAAGGGCGTGATGCGCGGGAAGGCCGCCGGGCGGGGGCCCGACATCGCCTGGTTCCTCGACCCGTCGGGGAACATCCTGTCGATCCTGTCCGACTGA
- a CDS encoding S1C family serine protease, which produces MNDSSNSVSGAPEPEGAAENTENPTVPLPHDDVDQTTEQLPEQPEQPTAHTLPHRTGPTPARYVSSASEPGDAGATGPDDAVAQDPAAHTGQDGYAAQYGAEQYAAQASQQHAPQPQGPQQQAPQAYDQYGRPIPAQPYGGQAGQQPYGGQPYAGQPPYGGQPPYGYGYGQVPPAFQNRNPRRRRSLAITGAIAAGVLIAGAAGGGAYALGHATGEKAADAAGQSQTLQLPNGSGGSGSSGTYGYGQGGTGTFGGAQGGTQGGSQGTGTVPSDATAATATEKQGLVTIVSTLDYDESSKSAGTGMIMTSNGEILTNNHVVQGATSIRVTVVSTGKTYTADVVGTDATNDVAVLKLQGASGLTPVTFGKNASVAAGDSVHSTGNAEGTGSLVTAKGTVTATKQSITVQSESGSGTESLSNLIEISADVVSGDSGGPLRNADGKVVGIVTAASSGTAAVTGYAIPISSALKIADKILDGTESGTIKIGLPAFLGAQISSAGAGAGTGTGTTTSGVTIAGTVSGSAAAKAGLVAGDTITAVGGTQVADSTALTDAIQAHDVGDSVTITYTDAAGASHTVTVTLGAGPAA; this is translated from the coding sequence ATGAACGACAGCAGCAACTCCGTCTCCGGTGCTCCCGAGCCCGAGGGCGCGGCCGAGAACACCGAGAACCCGACGGTCCCGCTTCCTCATGACGACGTCGACCAGACCACCGAGCAGCTCCCCGAGCAGCCCGAGCAGCCCACGGCCCACACGCTCCCGCACCGCACCGGCCCGACACCGGCCCGCTACGTCTCGAGCGCCTCGGAGCCGGGCGATGCGGGCGCCACCGGTCCCGACGACGCCGTCGCGCAGGATCCTGCGGCCCACACCGGCCAGGACGGCTACGCGGCGCAGTACGGCGCCGAGCAGTACGCCGCGCAGGCCTCGCAGCAGCACGCCCCCCAGCCGCAGGGCCCCCAGCAGCAGGCCCCCCAAGCGTACGACCAGTACGGGCGTCCCATCCCGGCCCAGCCGTACGGCGGTCAGGCAGGACAGCAGCCGTACGGCGGCCAGCCCTACGCCGGGCAGCCCCCGTACGGCGGCCAGCCGCCCTACGGGTACGGCTACGGGCAGGTACCCCCGGCGTTCCAGAACCGGAACCCGCGCAGGAGGCGCTCGCTGGCCATCACCGGCGCGATCGCCGCGGGAGTCCTCATCGCCGGCGCGGCAGGCGGCGGGGCCTACGCCCTCGGGCACGCCACCGGCGAGAAGGCGGCCGACGCGGCCGGCCAGAGCCAGACCCTGCAGCTTCCGAACGGGTCCGGCGGGTCCGGCTCGTCCGGGACCTACGGCTACGGCCAGGGCGGCACCGGCACCTTCGGCGGCGCGCAGGGCGGCACGCAGGGCGGCAGCCAGGGCACCGGCACGGTCCCGAGCGACGCCACCGCGGCCACCGCGACCGAGAAGCAGGGCCTCGTAACGATCGTGTCGACCCTCGACTACGACGAGTCGTCGAAGTCGGCGGGCACCGGCATGATCATGACCTCGAACGGCGAGATCCTGACCAACAACCACGTCGTCCAGGGCGCCACGAGCATCCGGGTCACGGTCGTCTCGACCGGCAAGACCTACACGGCCGACGTCGTCGGCACCGACGCGACCAACGACGTGGCTGTCCTCAAGCTCCAGGGCGCCTCGGGCCTCACCCCGGTGACCTTCGGCAAGAACGCGTCCGTCGCTGCGGGCGACTCCGTCCACTCCACCGGCAATGCCGAGGGGACGGGCAGCCTCGTGACAGCCAAGGGCACCGTCACGGCGACCAAGCAGTCGATCACCGTGCAGAGCGAGTCGGGCTCCGGCACGGAGTCGCTGTCGAACCTGATCGAGATCTCGGCCGACGTCGTCTCGGGCGACTCGGGCGGTCCGCTCCGGAACGCGGACGGCAAGGTCGTCGGCATCGTCACCGCGGCGTCGTCCGGCACCGCCGCCGTCACCGGCTACGCGATCCCGATCTCGTCCGCTCTGAAGATCGCCGACAAGATCCTCGACGGCACGGAGTCGGGCACGATCAAGATCGGCCTGCCCGCCTTCCTCGGCGCGCAGATCTCCTCGGCCGGGGCTGGCGCGGGCACCGGCACCGGGACGACGACCTCGGGCGTCACCATCGCCGGGACCGTCTCGGGCAGCGCCGCCGCCAAGGCGGGCCTCGTCGCCGGAGACACGATCACGGCGGTCGGCGGCACGCAGGTGGCCGACTCCACGGCCCTCACCGACGCCATCCAGGCGCACGACGTCGGCGACAGCGTGACCATCACCTACACCGACGCCGCGGGTGCCAGCCACACCGTCACCGTGACGCTCGGCGCCGGTCCCGCCGCGTAG
- a CDS encoding peptide deformylase, translating to MTDRPIRLFGDPILRSPSDPVKLDDPGLRGLVDDLLDTVRVPGRAGVAAAQIGVGLRAFSYNVDDEVGYVLNPEIVELRGEPELVDEGCLSVPGFYFPRRRYPYARVEGVDLDGDRVVLEGEGLMAQALQHETDHLDGKLYVMGLDPEIKRDAMRQIRESDWF from the coding sequence GTGACCGACCGTCCCATCCGCCTGTTCGGCGACCCCATCCTGCGCTCGCCCTCCGACCCGGTGAAGCTCGACGACCCGGGCCTCCGCGGCCTCGTGGACGACCTGCTCGACACGGTCCGCGTGCCCGGGCGCGCCGGTGTCGCCGCCGCCCAGATCGGCGTCGGCCTCCGCGCCTTCAGCTACAACGTCGACGACGAGGTCGGCTACGTGCTTAACCCCGAGATCGTGGAGCTGAGAGGCGAGCCCGAGCTGGTCGACGAGGGGTGCCTGTCGGTGCCGGGGTTCTACTTCCCCCGGCGGCGCTACCCGTACGCCCGGGTCGAGGGCGTGGACCTCGACGGCGACCGGGTGGTGCTCGAGGGGGAGGGCCTCATGGCGCAGGCACTCCAGCACGAGACCGACCACCTCGACGGCAAGCTGTACGTGATGGGGCTCGACCCCGAGATCAAGCGCGACGCCATGCGGCAGATCCGGGAGAGCGACTGGTTCTGA
- a CDS encoding pyruvate carboxylase: MFTKILVANRGEIAIRAFRAAFELGARTVAVYPWEDRNSMHRLKADEAYQIGEVGHPVRAYLNVQEIIRVAVESGADAIYPGYGFLSENPELAEAAAAAGITFIGPGQHVLEMAGNKVTAKEKAIAAGVPVLKSTPASRDIEELIAGADEVGFPVFAKAVAGGGGRGMRRVDTAAELRPALEAAMREADSAFGDPTMFIEQAVVRPRHIEVQILADATGETVHLFERDCSVQRRHQKVVEIAPAPNLDDATRQAMYRDAIAFAKSIGYVNAGTVEFLLDTAGERRGQHVFIEMNPRIQVEHTVTEEVTDVDLVLSQMRIAAGQTLEELDLQQSDLRLRGAALQCRITTEDPNAGFRPDTGRITTYRSPGGAGIRLDGGTIDPGAQISPHFDSMLAKMTARGRDFPAAVTRAKRGLAEFRIRGVSTNIPFLQAVLDDPSFAAGDLSTSFIEERPQLFEGHVSKDRGTKILTWLADVTVNQPNGRGEGALDPAVKLPRIDLATAPPAGSRQRLLDLGPRGFAEALREQTALAVTETTMRDAHQSLLATRVRTKDLLAVAPYVARMTPELLSVEAWGGATYDVALRFLGEDPWQRLASLREALPNVAIQMLLRGRNTVGYTPYPTEVTDAFVKEAAATGVDIFRIFDALNDVSQMRPAIDSVLETGTTVAEVALCYTGDLLDPRETLYTLDYYVRLAAEIVDAGAHIIAIKDMAGLLRAGAAEKLVTALRSEFDLPVHVHTHDTAGGQLATLLAASRAGADAVDVASAPMAGTTSQPSASALVAALVHTERDPGLDLRAVSDLEPYWEAVRRVYKPFESGLPGPTGRVYLHEIPGGQLSNLRQQAISLGLGDRFEQVEDWYAAANQILGRPPKVTPSSKVVGDLALQLAAAGADPADFEENPDHYDIPDSVIGFMAGELGDLPGGWPEPFRSKVLAGRDIRIGVEPVDPADLALLATPGRERQQTLNRLLFAGPTKQYQQVVDTYGDLSVVATPDYLYGLRQGVEHTVPVSRGVNLYIGLEAIGEADEKGVRTVMTTLNGQLRPVFIRDRSIEVSQKAAEKADRTAPGEVAAPFSGVVTLKVAVGDRVEAGAAVASIEAMKMEAAITTPVGGTVARLAIPTTQQVDAGDLLVIVQ; the protein is encoded by the coding sequence TTGTTCACAAAGATCCTCGTAGCGAACCGCGGAGAGATCGCGATCCGGGCGTTCCGGGCCGCGTTCGAGCTCGGTGCTCGCACGGTCGCCGTGTATCCGTGGGAAGACCGCAACTCGATGCACCGGTTGAAGGCCGACGAGGCGTACCAGATCGGCGAGGTCGGGCATCCGGTCCGGGCCTATCTGAACGTGCAGGAGATCATCAGGGTCGCCGTCGAATCGGGGGCCGACGCGATCTACCCGGGCTACGGGTTCCTCTCCGAGAACCCGGAGCTCGCCGAGGCGGCCGCCGCGGCCGGGATCACCTTCATCGGCCCGGGCCAGCACGTGCTCGAGATGGCCGGCAACAAGGTCACCGCGAAAGAGAAGGCCATCGCGGCGGGGGTCCCCGTCTTGAAGTCGACGCCGGCCAGCCGCGACATCGAGGAGCTCATCGCGGGTGCCGACGAGGTCGGCTTCCCGGTCTTCGCCAAGGCCGTGGCCGGAGGCGGCGGTCGCGGCATGCGGCGCGTCGACACCGCGGCAGAGCTCCGCCCGGCCCTCGAGGCCGCGATGCGCGAGGCCGACAGCGCGTTCGGCGACCCGACCATGTTCATCGAGCAGGCGGTCGTCCGTCCGCGGCACATCGAGGTGCAGATCCTCGCCGACGCCACCGGCGAGACGGTCCACCTGTTCGAGCGCGACTGCTCGGTCCAGCGACGCCACCAGAAGGTCGTCGAGATCGCGCCCGCTCCGAACCTCGACGACGCCACCCGGCAGGCCATGTACCGCGACGCGATCGCCTTCGCGAAGTCGATCGGCTACGTGAACGCCGGCACCGTCGAGTTCCTGCTCGACACCGCGGGGGAGCGCCGCGGCCAGCACGTCTTCATCGAGATGAACCCGCGCATCCAGGTCGAGCACACCGTCACGGAGGAGGTCACCGACGTCGACCTCGTGCTGTCGCAGATGCGCATCGCCGCGGGCCAGACGCTCGAGGAGCTCGATCTGCAGCAGAGCGACCTTCGCCTCCGCGGCGCAGCGCTCCAGTGCCGCATCACGACCGAAGACCCGAACGCCGGCTTCCGGCCCGACACCGGGCGGATCACGACCTACCGCTCTCCGGGCGGCGCGGGAATCCGGCTCGACGGCGGCACGATCGACCCGGGTGCCCAGATCAGCCCCCACTTCGACTCGATGCTCGCGAAGATGACGGCGCGCGGCCGCGACTTCCCGGCCGCCGTCACCCGTGCCAAGCGGGGCCTCGCCGAGTTCCGCATCCGCGGCGTCTCGACGAACATCCCGTTCCTCCAGGCGGTCCTCGACGACCCGTCGTTCGCGGCCGGCGACCTCAGCACCTCCTTCATCGAGGAGCGCCCGCAGCTCTTCGAGGGCCACGTCTCCAAAGACCGCGGCACGAAGATCCTCACCTGGCTGGCCGACGTGACCGTCAACCAGCCGAACGGCCGCGGCGAGGGGGCTCTCGATCCTGCCGTCAAGCTGCCCCGGATCGACCTCGCGACCGCTCCGCCCGCAGGATCCCGCCAGCGCCTCCTCGACCTCGGCCCCCGCGGGTTCGCCGAGGCCCTCCGCGAGCAGACCGCCCTGGCCGTCACCGAGACGACGATGCGCGACGCCCACCAGTCGCTCCTCGCGACGCGGGTGCGGACGAAAGACCTCCTCGCGGTGGCACCGTACGTGGCCAGGATGACGCCCGAGCTCCTGAGCGTCGAGGCCTGGGGCGGCGCTACCTACGACGTCGCCCTCCGCTTCCTCGGCGAAGACCCGTGGCAGCGGCTGGCGAGCCTCCGCGAGGCTCTGCCGAACGTGGCGATCCAGATGCTCCTCCGCGGCCGCAACACGGTCGGCTACACGCCGTACCCCACGGAGGTCACCGACGCCTTCGTCAAGGAGGCGGCCGCGACCGGCGTCGACATCTTCCGCATCTTCGACGCCCTGAACGACGTGTCGCAGATGCGTCCGGCGATCGACTCCGTGCTCGAGACCGGCACCACTGTCGCCGAGGTGGCACTCTGCTACACCGGCGACCTCCTCGATCCTCGAGAGACGCTCTACACGCTCGACTACTACGTGCGCCTCGCCGCCGAGATCGTCGACGCCGGCGCGCACATCATCGCGATCAAGGACATGGCGGGCCTCCTCCGCGCCGGCGCCGCGGAGAAGCTCGTCACCGCGCTCCGCTCCGAGTTCGACCTGCCCGTCCACGTGCACACGCACGACACGGCCGGCGGCCAGCTCGCCACGCTGCTCGCCGCGAGCCGCGCCGGTGCCGACGCGGTCGACGTCGCCAGCGCCCCGATGGCCGGCACCACGTCGCAGCCGTCGGCGTCGGCGCTCGTCGCGGCCCTCGTGCACACCGAGCGCGACCCCGGGCTCGACCTCCGCGCCGTCTCCGACCTCGAGCCCTACTGGGAGGCCGTCCGCCGCGTCTACAAGCCGTTCGAGTCGGGCCTCCCGGGCCCCACCGGCCGGGTGTACCTCCACGAGATCCCCGGCGGGCAGCTGTCGAACCTCCGTCAGCAGGCCATCTCGCTCGGCCTCGGCGACCGATTCGAGCAGGTCGAAGACTGGTATGCCGCCGCCAACCAGATCCTCGGGCGGCCGCCGAAGGTCACGCCCTCGTCGAAGGTCGTCGGCGACCTGGCCCTGCAGCTCGCAGCGGCCGGGGCCGACCCGGCCGACTTCGAGGAGAACCCCGACCACTACGACATCCCCGACTCGGTGATCGGCTTCATGGCGGGCGAGCTGGGCGACCTCCCCGGGGGCTGGCCGGAGCCGTTCCGGTCGAAGGTGCTCGCCGGCCGTGACATCAGGATCGGCGTGGAGCCGGTCGATCCTGCCGACCTCGCTCTCCTCGCCACCCCGGGGCGCGAGCGCCAGCAGACCCTCAACCGCCTGCTCTTCGCGGGGCCGACGAAGCAGTACCAGCAGGTCGTCGACACCTACGGAGACCTCTCGGTCGTGGCCACCCCCGACTACCTGTACGGCCTCCGGCAGGGCGTCGAGCACACGGTGCCCGTGTCGAGGGGCGTCAACCTCTACATCGGCCTCGAGGCCATCGGCGAGGCCGACGAGAAGGGCGTCCGGACCGTCATGACGACGCTCAACGGGCAGCTGCGGCCGGTCTTCATCCGCGACCGCTCGATCGAGGTGTCGCAGAAGGCTGCCGAGAAGGCCGACCGCACCGCTCCGGGCGAGGTCGCCGCACCGTTCTCCGGCGTCGTCACGCTCAAGGTCGCAGTCGGCGACCGGGTCGAGGCGGGCGCCGCCGTCGCCAGCATCGAGGCCATGAAGATGGAGGCCGCGATCACGACGCCCGTCGGCGGCACCGTCGCGCGCCTCGCCATCCCCACGACGCAGCAGGTCGACGCCGGCGACCTGCTCGTCATCGTCCAGTAG
- a CDS encoding FHA domain-containing protein, translating into MAEPANPSHGAHANGEHDARREVETTLSFNEEFQAQLAALEGGVSADEREAVGALPSGSALLVVRRGPNIGARFLLDADVTVAGRHPDAGIFLDDVTVSRRHAEFHRHGTSFSVKDLGSLNGTYFDGVRIDEALLSDGAEVQVGKFRLTFYASRVDLANLAIK; encoded by the coding sequence ATGGCAGAGCCAGCCAACCCGTCGCACGGGGCGCATGCGAACGGTGAACACGACGCCCGACGCGAGGTCGAGACGACCCTCAGTTTCAACGAGGAGTTCCAGGCCCAGCTCGCCGCCCTCGAGGGCGGCGTCTCCGCTGACGAGCGCGAGGCGGTCGGCGCACTGCCGTCCGGTTCCGCGCTCCTCGTGGTGCGTCGCGGTCCGAACATCGGCGCCCGCTTCCTCCTCGACGCCGACGTGACCGTCGCCGGGCGTCACCCCGACGCGGGCATCTTCCTCGACGACGTCACGGTCAGCCGCCGTCACGCCGAGTTCCACCGCCACGGCACGTCGTTCAGCGTCAAAGACCTCGGGTCGCTCAACGGCACCTACTTCGACGGCGTCCGGATCGACGAGGCCCTCCTCAGCGACGGCGCCGAGGTCCAGGTGGGCAAGTTCCGTCTCACCTTCTACGCGTCACGAGTCGATCTCGCCAACCTGGCGATCAAGTAG
- a CDS encoding MerR family transcriptional regulator, producing MVELEDDHGYRGTAAARAAGISYRQLDYWARTGLVEPTVRGASGSGTQRLYGFRDILVLKLVKRLLDTGISLQQIRTAVNQLRESGVNDLAQTTLMSDGASVYLCTSNDEVIDLVSRGQGVFGIAVGKVLREVENSLVELDSTPAVDPTDELAARRRVG from the coding sequence ATGGTCGAACTCGAAGACGACCACGGCTACCGCGGCACCGCCGCCGCCCGAGCCGCCGGCATCAGCTACCGCCAGCTCGACTACTGGGCCCGCACCGGGCTCGTCGAGCCCACGGTCCGCGGCGCCTCCGGATCCGGCACCCAGCGCCTCTACGGCTTCCGCGACATCCTGGTCTTGAAGCTCGTCAAGCGCCTCCTCGACACCGGCATCTCGCTCCAGCAGATCCGGACCGCCGTCAACCAGCTCCGCGAGTCCGGCGTCAACGACCTCGCGCAGACCACGCTCATGAGCGACGGCGCCTCGGTCTACCTCTGCACGTCGAACGACGAGGTCATCGACCTCGTGTCGCGCGGTCAGGGCGTCTTCGGCATCGCCGTCGGCAAGGTGCTCCGCGAGGTCGAGAACAGCCTCGTCGAGCTCGACTCGACCCCGGCCGTCGATCCCACCGACGAGCTCGCTGCTCGTCGTCGCGTCGGCTGA
- a CDS encoding ParA family protein produces MHVLSVSSLKGGVGKTTVTLGLTSAAFAKGLRTLVVDLDPQSDVSTGLDITVAGHLNVADVLASPKEKTVRAAIAPSGWTKGRTGKIDVMIGSPSAINFDGPHPSIRDIWKLEEALANVEADYDLVLIDCAPSLNALTRTAWAASDRVTVVTEPGLFSVAAADRALRAIEEIRRGLSPRLQPLGIIVNRARVQSLEHQFRIKELRDMFGPLVLSPQLPERTSLQQAQGAAKPLHVWPGESAQEMARNFDQLLERIMRTAKIGDYAEPLAR; encoded by the coding sequence GTGCATGTACTCAGCGTCAGCTCTCTCAAAGGCGGCGTCGGCAAGACGACCGTGACGCTCGGACTCACGTCGGCGGCCTTCGCCAAAGGACTCCGAACGCTCGTGGTCGACCTCGATCCGCAGTCCGACGTCTCGACGGGCCTCGACATCACCGTCGCCGGCCACCTCAACGTCGCCGACGTCCTGGCCTCCCCGAAGGAGAAGACGGTGCGCGCCGCGATCGCGCCCTCCGGCTGGACCAAGGGGCGCACCGGCAAGATCGACGTCATGATCGGCAGCCCGTCCGCCATCAACTTCGACGGCCCGCACCCGTCGATCCGCGACATCTGGAAGCTCGAAGAGGCCCTCGCGAATGTCGAGGCCGACTACGACCTCGTCCTGATCGACTGCGCGCCCTCGCTGAACGCGCTCACCCGCACCGCGTGGGCGGCCTCCGACCGCGTCACCGTCGTCACCGAGCCCGGTCTCTTCTCCGTGGCCGCCGCCGACCGAGCGCTCCGGGCCATCGAGGAGATCCGCCGCGGCCTCTCCCCCCGCCTCCAGCCGCTCGGCATCATCGTCAACCGCGCCCGCGTGCAGTCGCTCGAGCACCAGTTCCGCATCAAGGAGCTCCGCGACATGTTCGGGCCGCTCGTCCTGTCGCCGCAGCTGCCCGAGCGCACGTCGCTCCAGCAGGCCCAGGGTGCGGCGAAGCCGCTCCACGTGTGGCCCGGCGAGAGCGCTCAAGAGATGGCACGCAACTTCGACCAGTTGCTCGAGCGCATCATGCGCACGGCGAAGATCGGCGACTACGCGGAGCCGCTCGCGCGCTAG
- a CDS encoding NUDIX hydrolase — MTIHGPADGWVVAPDGRKFWGRAGAAGLLVVDPERGVLLQHRAVWSHFGDTWGIPGGARAFDETAVEGALRESAEEASVPPAALRLLFSSVVDLDIWSYTTVVARADTPFEPVIADRESEALRWVPLDTVDDLPLHPGFASSWARLRDLVTTPLHLVVDSANVVGSKPDGWWRDRVGATDRLAVALEALAVSGLPAAAVGDRDGLVSTWWPDVSLVVEGQAKAAQDPAPGSPLRLVRAPADGDQALVDEVERLRAGGGAAPHVVAVTADRELAARVEALGATVVGPSILRDLLP; from the coding sequence GTGACCATCCACGGACCAGCCGACGGCTGGGTCGTCGCGCCCGACGGCCGGAAGTTCTGGGGCCGTGCCGGTGCCGCAGGGCTCCTCGTCGTCGATCCCGAGCGCGGCGTCCTCCTCCAGCACCGCGCCGTCTGGAGCCACTTCGGCGACACCTGGGGCATCCCCGGCGGCGCCCGGGCCTTCGACGAGACCGCCGTCGAGGGGGCCCTGCGCGAGAGCGCGGAGGAGGCCTCGGTGCCTCCGGCGGCGCTCCGCCTCCTGTTCTCGTCGGTCGTCGACCTCGACATCTGGTCGTACACGACCGTCGTCGCGCGCGCCGACACCCCCTTCGAGCCCGTCATCGCGGACCGCGAGAGCGAGGCGCTCCGCTGGGTGCCGCTCGACACCGTCGACGACCTCCCGCTCCACCCGGGGTTCGCGTCGTCCTGGGCTCGCCTCCGCGACCTCGTCACGACGCCGCTCCACCTCGTCGTCGACTCGGCCAACGTCGTCGGGTCGAAGCCCGACGGCTGGTGGCGCGACCGCGTCGGCGCGACCGACCGGCTCGCCGTCGCTCTCGAGGCCCTGGCGGTCTCCGGGCTCCCCGCCGCCGCCGTCGGCGACCGCGACGGGCTCGTCAGCACCTGGTGGCCCGACGTGTCGCTCGTGGTCGAGGGGCAGGCGAAGGCCGCGCAGGATCCCGCCCCCGGCTCCCCGCTCCGCCTCGTCCGCGCTCCGGCCGACGGCGACCAGGCCCTCGTCGACGAGGTCGAGCGCCTGCGGGCCGGCGGCGGTGCCGCCCCCCACGTCGTGGCCGTGACGGCGGACCGGGAGCTCGCCGCCCGGGTGGAGGCCCTCGGAGCGACTGTCGTCGGGCCGTCGATCCTGCGCGACCTGCTGCCCTGA
- a CDS encoding MerR family transcriptional regulator yields the protein MPRALARAVHAQGSPDLLTIGQVLARLKPEFPDLSNSKLRFLEERQLVTPVRTESGYRKFSADDVERLRFILGLQRDHYLPLKVIRQHLDDLDAGRPSQLPSGAAPSSMLTGARRISRDELIAESGASAALLDDAIGTSLVPAAEFYGDDHVRVVSALVELKKSGIEPRHLRAFRAAAERELGLIESAVAPVARRRDAAGRARVAELAREISDQLEIVRTSLIRSALGRLDT from the coding sequence GTGCCCCGCGCACTGGCCCGGGCGGTCCACGCCCAGGGCTCTCCTGATCTGTTGACGATCGGTCAGGTGCTCGCACGACTCAAGCCCGAGTTCCCCGACCTGTCGAACTCCAAGCTCCGGTTCCTCGAGGAGCGCCAGCTCGTCACCCCGGTCCGGACCGAGTCGGGCTATCGCAAGTTCTCGGCCGACGACGTCGAGCGGCTCCGCTTCATCCTGGGGCTGCAGCGCGACCACTACCTCCCGCTGAAGGTGATCCGCCAGCACCTCGACGACCTCGATGCCGGGCGGCCCTCGCAGCTGCCGAGCGGCGCGGCGCCCTCGTCGATGCTGACGGGCGCCCGGCGCATCAGCCGCGACGAGCTCATCGCCGAGTCGGGCGCCTCCGCGGCGCTCCTCGACGACGCCATCGGCACGTCGCTCGTCCCCGCGGCGGAGTTCTACGGCGACGACCACGTCCGGGTCGTCTCGGCGCTCGTGGAGCTGAAGAAGTCGGGCATCGAGCCGCGACACCTCCGGGCGTTCCGGGCTGCTGCCGAACGTGAGCTGGGGCTCATCGAGAGCGCCGTCGCCCCCGTCGCCAGGCGGCGCGACGCCGCGGGTCGGGCGCGGGTCGCCGAGCTCGCCCGAGAGATCTCCGACCAGCTCGAGATCGTCCGGACGAGCCTGATTCGCTCAGCGCTCGGACGCCTCGACACGTAG
- a CDS encoding DnaJ domain-containing protein: MTESPAAATPYEVLGVTAAATQDELRRAYRRLARETHPDLGGTPERFRQVQLAWERVGTPEDRARYDGSRTSSSFGSSAGGSGAGADEPSSAWAPRPPRRRAESKPRARAFGHPGGQERVRYLELIREWVGLGDEIDDPYDPALVRSAPPEIRRILAKAVAEESTAKAVLELGIAYTIWSNVAAGREPELDHVVLAPSGLYAIDSEDWGSPVRLVKGEVEGDGLAPGEQPARTLARSARAFQKSAGVPFTAQLLVVPDDALEEAVEPVSRGRRNQAFAVRRSVLPHVLRGGLAGDATALVDVFEIRARLQQTVRFV; the protein is encoded by the coding sequence ATGACCGAGAGCCCTGCCGCCGCCACCCCCTACGAGGTGCTCGGCGTCACCGCTGCCGCGACTCAGGACGAGCTCAGACGGGCCTACCGCCGACTCGCCCGCGAGACCCATCCCGACCTCGGCGGGACCCCCGAGCGCTTCCGCCAGGTCCAGCTCGCGTGGGAGCGCGTGGGCACCCCCGAAGACCGCGCCAGATACGACGGCAGCCGCACCTCGTCGTCCTTCGGCAGCAGCGCAGGCGGCAGCGGCGCAGGGGCCGACGAGCCGTCCTCCGCGTGGGCCCCGCGTCCTCCGCGGAGGCGCGCCGAGTCGAAGCCGCGGGCCCGCGCATTCGGTCACCCGGGCGGCCAGGAGCGGGTGCGCTACCTCGAGCTCATCCGCGAGTGGGTGGGACTCGGCGACGAGATCGACGACCCGTACGACCCGGCACTCGTCCGCTCCGCTCCTCCCGAGATCCGCAGGATCCTCGCCAAGGCCGTCGCCGAGGAGTCGACCGCGAAAGCGGTCCTCGAGCTCGGCATCGCCTACACGATCTGGAGCAACGTCGCAGCGGGCCGGGAGCCGGAGCTCGACCACGTCGTCCTCGCGCCGAGCGGTCTCTACGCCATCGACTCCGAGGACTGGGGCTCGCCCGTCCGGCTCGTGAAGGGCGAGGTGGAGGGCGACGGCCTCGCGCCGGGGGAGCAGCCGGCGCGGACGCTCGCGCGGAGCGCCCGCGCGTTCCAGAAGTCGGCCGGCGTGCCGTTCACCGCTCAGCTCCTCGTCGTCCCCGACGACGCCCTGGAGGAGGCTGTCGAGCCGGTCAGCCGCGGACGCCGCAACCAGGCGTTCGCCGTCCGGCGCTCGGTCCTCCCGCACGTCCTCCGCGGCGGCCTCGCCGGCGACGCCACGGCCCTCGTCGACGTGTTCGAGATCCGCGCGCGGCTGCAGCAGACCGTCCGCTTCGTCTGA